A stretch of Paenibacillus mucilaginosus 3016 DNA encodes these proteins:
- a CDS encoding acetylxylan esterase: MPLLDMPLGQLQTYQGRNPRPDDFDAYWEKALEEMRNVDPQVELVPSSFTVPFAECYDLYFTGVRGARIHAKYIRPKGVDTPHPAVLHFHGYTGSSGDWQDKLSYAALGFAYASLDVRGQGGLSEDTGGVKGTTHNGHFIRGLDDEPQNLLFRHIFLDTAQLASIVMGFPEVDAGRVGATGWSQGGALTMACAALEPRIKKAAPVYPFLSDYRRVWEMDLAKDAYAELRTYFRHFDPQHQREEEIFTKLGYIDIQHLAPRIKADTLAGVGLMDPICPPSTQFAAFNKMTAPLKLEIFPDFGHEGLPGMNDKIYQFLKEL; this comes from the coding sequence ATGCCGCTGCTGGATATGCCGCTGGGCCAGCTCCAGACCTACCAGGGACGCAATCCGCGCCCCGACGATTTTGATGCTTATTGGGAGAAAGCCCTCGAAGAGATGAGAAACGTCGATCCCCAGGTGGAGCTGGTGCCGTCAAGCTTCACGGTGCCGTTCGCCGAGTGCTACGATCTGTACTTTACCGGGGTGCGTGGAGCCCGCATCCATGCCAAATACATAAGACCGAAGGGTGTGGATACGCCCCATCCGGCCGTGCTGCATTTCCACGGCTACACGGGCAGCAGCGGGGACTGGCAGGACAAGTTGTCCTACGCGGCCCTCGGCTTCGCGTACGCTTCGCTGGATGTCCGCGGCCAGGGGGGCCTCTCGGAAGACACCGGCGGCGTCAAGGGGACGACCCATAACGGTCATTTTATCCGCGGACTCGATGACGAGCCGCAGAATCTGCTGTTCCGCCACATTTTCCTGGATACCGCGCAGCTCGCCTCGATCGTGATGGGCTTCCCCGAAGTCGATGCCGGGCGGGTAGGGGCTACCGGCTGGTCTCAAGGGGGTGCACTGACGATGGCCTGCGCCGCGCTCGAGCCCCGCATCAAAAAGGCCGCTCCGGTGTATCCGTTCCTGAGCGACTACCGGCGCGTGTGGGAGATGGATCTCGCGAAGGACGCTTATGCGGAGCTGCGGACCTACTTCCGGCATTTCGACCCGCAGCACCAGCGGGAGGAGGAGATCTTCACGAAGCTCGGCTATATCGACATCCAGCACCTCGCTCCGCGGATCAAGGCCGACACGCTGGCCGGTGTCGGGCTGATGGATCCGATCTGCCCCCCTTCGACCCAGTTTGCCGCCTTCAACAAAATGACGGCGCCGCTGAAGCTCGAAATCTTTCCTGATTTCGGACATGAGGGCCTGCCGGGGATGAACGACAAGATTTATCAATTCCTGAAAGAGCTGTAG
- a CDS encoding NAD-dependent epimerase/dehydratase family protein yields the protein MKLLVLGGTRFVGYEVVLSALSRGHEVTTFNRGQTAKGVHSGVKELYGDRDGGLDVLRGGTWDAVIDTCGYLPRLVRASGQELADRVGVYTFISSISVYKDLSVPLNHEHSDVRELEDESIEDIPNHYGALKARCEQILESFMPGRVLTVRPGLIVGPRDLSDRFTYWPVRISRGGEILCPGQGDSEVQFIDVRDLAEWTVAMTEARRTGVYNAAGPGVRLTMRELLERAREALGSSAVFTWCGESFLAEQGVRGWSDMPVWLPAEGELSEFRGMLQADYSKAVQAGLTFRPVEETVRDTVRYHGHRGEGDAWKAGLSAARERELLALWHGGKSGERRDGGHG from the coding sequence ATGAAACTGCTTGTGCTCGGAGGAACCCGCTTTGTGGGCTATGAGGTGGTCTTGTCCGCCTTGAGTCGGGGGCATGAGGTAACGACCTTCAACCGGGGGCAGACGGCCAAAGGCGTGCACAGCGGAGTGAAAGAGCTCTACGGGGACCGGGACGGTGGGCTTGACGTGCTGCGGGGCGGGACATGGGATGCGGTCATCGATACCTGCGGTTATCTGCCCCGTCTCGTGAGGGCTTCGGGACAAGAGCTCGCGGACCGGGTGGGGGTGTACACCTTCATCTCCAGCATTTCGGTCTACAAGGACCTGAGCGTGCCGCTGAATCACGAGCATTCGGACGTAAGGGAGCTGGAGGACGAATCGATCGAGGATATTCCGAACCACTACGGGGCTTTGAAGGCGCGCTGCGAACAAATACTGGAGAGTTTCATGCCGGGACGGGTCCTCACCGTGCGGCCGGGGCTGATCGTGGGCCCCAGGGATTTGTCGGACCGCTTCACTTATTGGCCGGTGCGCATCAGCCGCGGCGGGGAAATTCTCTGCCCAGGCCAGGGGGACAGCGAGGTGCAGTTCATCGATGTCCGGGACCTGGCGGAGTGGACCGTGGCCATGACCGAAGCGAGACGGACCGGCGTGTACAACGCAGCGGGGCCGGGAGTGCGGCTTACGATGAGGGAGCTCCTTGAGCGGGCGAGGGAAGCGCTGGGGAGCAGCGCCGTGTTTACCTGGTGCGGCGAGTCTTTCCTGGCCGAGCAGGGAGTGCGGGGGTGGAGCGATATGCCGGTTTGGCTTCCTGCCGAAGGAGAGCTATCCGAGTTCAGGGGGATGCTCCAGGCCGATTACTCGAAGGCTGTGCAGGCGGGGCTGACCTTCCGGCCGGTGGAGGAGACCGTCAGAGATACCGTGCGTTACCACGGACACCGCGGGGAAGGGGATGCTTGGAAGGCGGGACTGTCCGCGGCACGGGAGCGGGAGCTGCTGGCCTTGTGGCACGGAGGGAAATCCGGGGAGCGGCGTGACGGAGGCCATGGGTAA
- a CDS encoding methyl-accepting chemotaxis protein, giving the protein MNKWFGKSIRAKIIALLLSVTMIPLLIACSLLMAISTGAMETSTKVNQTALAQLSAASIDTWLKGKITSAQRVIDAHPEFKQGNPAQIVPILKVLTEADPDVQAFNFVTSTGASHRIDGSVVDVSKFDNFKAAQSTMKTAVSDIRKSAATGENVIIIDVPFKKDNGEFAGLLQMLLSPADLISMVSSIKEGSGYGYLLSSTGTYLIHKEVERVGKPAGELLGDAAAAFENSVLKYTNGTLDYTEADGASYAAAYDAVASTGWKMVIIAPEKEVYAEVNRTRITTIAIIVISLIVVTGIALVVARIISTPLLRISSLMKEVAQGRLVDRLEVRGEDEIQTLKAHINHMLDSFCELIGKISESSEIVAASSEELTATSLQTAAATEQVNRSVSFIATSSEAQYESASQTSMTMTEMAVGITRIAESASGVSEATNEVVSDVTSGHAEVQAAIRQMTAVGGTVRQTANAVQSLEQQSHTIGEIIDVIRGIAQQTNLLALNASIEAARAGEHGKGFAVVATEVKKLAEQTRTEAERITVIVSSILDNTRTVASSVNEGVEMMNEGVGQVSKVGEIFEHVLASVRSVSDQIQEVSAASEELSAGTEEVAASMSEMLHVTKEAAEQLAQVSRAASEQKQSMDEVSNSSQSLSEMAMELREMVSRFSTK; this is encoded by the coding sequence ATGAACAAATGGTTCGGCAAATCCATCCGGGCGAAGATCATCGCCCTGCTCCTGTCGGTCACGATGATCCCGCTGCTGATCGCATGCAGCCTGCTTATGGCTATCTCCACCGGGGCCATGGAAACATCGACAAAGGTCAACCAGACCGCTCTGGCACAGCTCAGCGCAGCCAGCATCGATACCTGGCTCAAGGGGAAAATCACCAGCGCGCAGCGCGTCATCGATGCCCATCCTGAATTCAAGCAAGGCAATCCCGCCCAGATCGTTCCGATTCTGAAGGTCCTCACCGAAGCGGATCCCGATGTGCAGGCGTTTAACTTCGTCACCTCGACAGGCGCCTCCCACCGCATTGACGGCAGTGTGGTGGACGTCAGCAAGTTCGATAACTTCAAGGCGGCCCAGAGCACGATGAAGACGGCGGTGTCCGATATCCGCAAATCCGCGGCCACCGGCGAGAATGTCATCATCATTGACGTGCCGTTCAAAAAGGACAACGGCGAATTCGCCGGCCTGCTCCAGATGCTGCTCAGCCCTGCGGACCTCATCAGCATGGTCAGCTCCATCAAGGAAGGCAGCGGATACGGCTATCTCCTGTCTTCCACCGGCACGTATCTCATCCATAAAGAAGTCGAACGGGTGGGCAAGCCGGCAGGCGAACTGCTTGGGGATGCTGCTGCCGCGTTCGAGAACAGCGTGCTGAAGTATACGAACGGCACGCTGGACTACACGGAAGCCGACGGCGCCTCTTATGCGGCCGCCTACGACGCCGTAGCATCGACCGGCTGGAAGATGGTGATCATCGCGCCGGAGAAGGAAGTCTATGCGGAGGTCAACCGTACCCGCATCACAACCATCGCCATCATCGTCATTTCCCTGATCGTTGTAACGGGTATCGCGCTGGTCGTCGCCCGGATTATCTCCACGCCGCTGCTGCGCATCTCCTCCCTCATGAAGGAAGTCGCACAGGGTCGCTTGGTGGACCGGCTCGAGGTCCGCGGAGAGGATGAGATCCAGACGCTCAAGGCCCACATCAACCACATGCTCGATTCGTTCTGCGAGCTGATCGGCAAGATTTCGGAATCTTCCGAGATCGTGGCCGCCTCCTCCGAGGAGCTCACCGCCACATCGCTGCAGACGGCTGCGGCCACGGAGCAGGTGAACCGTTCCGTCTCGTTCATCGCCACGAGCTCGGAAGCCCAGTACGAAAGCGCAAGCCAGACGAGCATGACCATGACCGAGATGGCCGTGGGGATCACACGGATTGCCGAGTCGGCCTCCGGCGTATCGGAAGCGACGAATGAAGTCGTGTCGGACGTCACCAGCGGCCATGCCGAAGTGCAGGCGGCCATCCGCCAGATGACGGCGGTAGGCGGCACGGTGCGGCAGACGGCAAACGCCGTCCAGTCGCTCGAGCAGCAGTCCCATACGATCGGCGAGATTATCGATGTCATCCGCGGCATTGCCCAGCAGACGAATCTGCTTGCCCTGAACGCTTCGATCGAGGCGGCACGGGCCGGCGAGCACGGCAAAGGCTTCGCTGTCGTGGCCACCGAGGTGAAGAAGCTTGCCGAGCAGACGCGCACGGAAGCCGAGCGCATTACAGTCATCGTCTCCTCCATCCTGGACAACACGCGCACGGTGGCAAGCTCCGTGAACGAAGGCGTCGAGATGATGAACGAAGGCGTCGGCCAGGTGTCCAAGGTCGGCGAGATCTTCGAGCACGTACTCGCTTCGGTGCGCTCCGTCAGCGACCAGATCCAGGAGGTATCCGCCGCTTCGGAGGAGCTCTCCGCCGGTACGGAGGAAGTCGCCGCCTCGATGTCCGAGATGCTGCATGTCACCAAGGAAGCCGCCGAGCAGCTCGCCCAGGTGTCCCGGGCCGCTTCCGAGCAGAAGCAGTCCATGGACGAGGTATCGAACTCGTCGCAATCGCTGAGTGAGATGGCCATGGAGCTGCGCGAGATGGTCAGCCGTTTCAGCACCAAATAA
- a CDS encoding transposase, with the protein MKARRGLPRNRLIPEKRIYFRPELTHCPDCGTKLKRHHTASHKIVATLKGILDVWNMAYHCPNEACGKLERYFRSAQADALCLKHTSYAYDVLVLVGEMRFKQHMTVTEISEALTQRAIPTSERHAMRLYEWYLTLLRASLTDDVKEDLKKIVKEHGGLLLSMDGVQPEKGNETLYVVREGFSGRILAAKNLKSGSCSELKALLKPVKDLDYPVVGLVSDGQRSIRMAMEETWGDTPYQYCQYHYLKDIAKPVVDLDRKLKTEIKKSLRGIREIEKQVEHESTVEAEVARDYLAATRSLLLEDGTPPLDLPGIRIYENAQAVKASLEQSEAKKGGLHS; encoded by the coding sequence ATGAAAGCGAGAAGAGGGCTACCTCGAAATCGACTTATTCCTGAAAAAAGAATCTACTTCCGTCCCGAGCTGACACACTGCCCGGATTGCGGTACGAAGCTCAAGCGGCATCATACCGCTTCACATAAGATTGTAGCTACACTGAAGGGAATTTTAGATGTCTGGAATATGGCCTACCACTGCCCGAACGAAGCCTGCGGTAAATTGGAGCGTTATTTTCGTTCGGCTCAAGCGGACGCCCTATGTTTAAAACATACATCTTATGCTTATGACGTTCTTGTGCTTGTTGGAGAAATGCGCTTCAAACAGCATATGACGGTTACTGAAATATCCGAAGCGTTGACCCAGCGAGCGATTCCAACCTCCGAGCGCCATGCGATGCGTTTATACGAATGGTATCTAACTTTGCTTCGCGCTTCTTTAACCGATGATGTAAAGGAAGATTTAAAAAAAATCGTAAAGGAACATGGCGGCCTTCTCTTGTCTATGGATGGGGTTCAGCCCGAAAAAGGTAATGAAACGCTCTATGTTGTTCGCGAAGGATTTAGTGGTCGTATTTTAGCTGCCAAAAACCTGAAAAGCGGATCGTGCTCGGAGCTCAAAGCTCTGCTAAAGCCTGTTAAGGACTTGGATTATCCAGTTGTTGGGTTGGTAAGTGATGGCCAACGGTCGATCCGTATGGCTATGGAGGAAACATGGGGTGACACCCCTTACCAATATTGCCAGTACCACTATCTCAAAGATATTGCCAAGCCGGTAGTCGATTTGGACCGTAAACTGAAGACCGAGATTAAAAAAAGCTTGCGAGGTATTCGGGAAATTGAGAAACAGGTCGAGCACGAGTCCACTGTAGAAGCCGAAGTAGCCCGGGACTACCTGGCCGCCACACGCTCGCTGCTTTTGGAAGACGGCACCCCTCCCCTAGACTTGCCTGGTATTCGGATTTACGAAAATGCCCAAGCAGTAAAAGCTTCACTGGAGCAAAGTGAAGCAAAAAAAGGGGGCCTTCATTCCTGA
- a CDS encoding ABC transporter ATP-binding protein → MLTVLYKLRWFFRQHWRRYTAAILLLTVAGVIDVIPPKLIGYSIDGIHQGTLGGTHFYGILALWAAITVIGYAINYVWMCQLFGGAFVLERTLRTSLMKHLLRMTPTFYERNRTGDLMARATNDLRAVSTTAGFGILTLIDSSIFMLTILITMAGFISWKLTLASLLPLPVMALLIQQFGGRIHKRFTEAQEAFGQMNDSVLETIGGVRVIRAFVQEQASREQFGEMTRHVFHKNAEVARIDALFEPTVKILVGLSYLIGLCYGAYLVFHGELTLGELVSFNVFLGMLIWPMFAIGELINIMQRGSASLDRVNETLAYEPDVPGPAAPAAVARPETLAWNGLTFRYPSSPIDNLVDITFELQRGQTLGIVGRTGSGKTTLLKQLLREYPSGSGSLTVSGTPIEEIDLDVLHGWIGYVPQQPILFSRTIRENILFGRSGAGDAELDRALELASFRKDIAFLPEGLQTLVGEKGVALSGGQKQRVSIARALIADPEILMLDDALSAVDAKTEAEIIAGIRRERAGRTTLITTHRLSAVQHADLILVLDEGRVTEAGTHEELLALGGWYKEQYDRQQLESAAPGA, encoded by the coding sequence ATGCTTACCGTGCTTTACAAGCTGCGCTGGTTCTTCAGGCAGCACTGGCGGCGGTATACGGCCGCCATCCTGCTTCTAACAGTGGCCGGCGTCATCGACGTCATCCCGCCCAAACTCATCGGTTATTCCATTGACGGCATCCACCAGGGAACGCTCGGCGGCACGCACTTCTACGGCATTCTGGCCCTGTGGGCCGCCATTACCGTGATCGGCTACGCCATCAACTATGTCTGGATGTGCCAGCTGTTCGGCGGGGCCTTCGTGCTCGAGCGCACCCTGCGCACCTCGCTGATGAAGCATCTGCTGCGCATGACGCCTACGTTCTACGAGCGCAACCGCACCGGCGACCTCATGGCCCGGGCGACGAACGACCTCCGTGCGGTATCGACCACCGCCGGCTTCGGCATTCTCACCCTGATCGATTCCAGCATCTTCATGCTGACGATCCTCATCACGATGGCCGGGTTCATCTCCTGGAAGCTGACCCTCGCCTCCCTGCTGCCGCTGCCCGTCATGGCCCTCCTCATCCAGCAGTTCGGCGGGCGCATCCACAAGCGGTTCACCGAAGCGCAGGAAGCCTTCGGTCAGATGAACGACAGTGTGCTCGAGACGATCGGCGGGGTGCGCGTCATCCGCGCCTTCGTGCAGGAGCAGGCGAGCCGGGAGCAGTTCGGCGAGATGACCCGGCACGTCTTCCACAAGAATGCGGAGGTTGCCCGCATCGATGCGCTGTTTGAACCGACGGTCAAAATCCTCGTCGGTCTCTCCTACCTCATCGGCCTCTGCTACGGCGCCTATCTCGTGTTCCACGGAGAGCTGACGCTCGGCGAGCTCGTGTCCTTCAACGTCTTCCTCGGCATGCTGATCTGGCCGATGTTCGCGATCGGCGAGCTCATCAACATCATGCAGCGGGGCAGCGCGTCGCTGGACCGGGTCAACGAGACGCTGGCCTATGAACCGGATGTGCCCGGACCGGCCGCCCCCGCAGCGGTAGCCCGGCCCGAGACCCTTGCATGGAACGGACTGACGTTCCGCTATCCTTCGTCGCCGATCGATAATCTCGTCGATATCACCTTCGAGCTGCAGCGGGGACAGACGCTCGGCATCGTCGGGCGAACCGGCAGCGGCAAGACGACGCTGCTGAAGCAGCTGCTCCGGGAGTATCCCTCCGGCAGCGGGTCGCTTACGGTCTCCGGCACGCCGATCGAGGAGATCGATCTCGATGTGCTTCACGGCTGGATCGGCTACGTGCCGCAGCAGCCGATCCTGTTCTCCCGCACGATCCGCGAGAATATACTCTTCGGGCGCTCCGGTGCGGGTGACGCCGAGCTGGACCGGGCACTCGAGCTCGCCTCCTTCCGCAAGGACATCGCCTTCCTGCCCGAAGGGCTGCAGACGCTGGTCGGCGAGAAGGGCGTCGCCCTCTCCGGCGGCCAGAAGCAGCGCGTGTCCATTGCCCGGGCGCTGATCGCCGATCCCGAGATCCTGATGCTCGATGACGCCCTCTCGGCCGTTGACGCGAAGACGGAGGCCGAGATCATCGCCGGCATCCGCCGGGAGCGCGCGGGACGGACGACGCTGATCACGACCCACCGGCTCTCCGCCGTGCAGCATGCCGACCTCATTCTCGTCCTGGACGAAGGACGGGTGACGGAGGCGGGCACGCACGAGGAGCTGCTGGCGCTCGGCGGCTGGTACAAAGAGCAGTACGACCGGCAGCAGCTGGAGTCTGCCGCCCCAGGTGCATAA
- a CDS encoding ABC transporter ATP-binding protein produces the protein MNTDSRRTGARLFRYAMLFRRPILTALVLLTLAACAELAGPLIAKRMIDRHILGIEMAWYEAPGPGESTAAYSGKHYKRSDHWLPGEKPGTEVRIVQSGMGYYFAEGPFASDGTRTVDTSAPDAPLLTVTSPSGDRSTYPARQLTAPELYAFYAPEFRPLLMLAAGYFGLLVLSALFTYGQRYLLQISANRVIGRMREDVFAQVQRLPIQYFDNLPAGKVVSRITNDTESIRELYVAVLANFFSGIIYMTAIVGALFLLDTRLALIALPLFPLLYLWIKVYRRFAERYNEEIRSRLSDINGMINEAIGGMPIIRAFRRGRQTMEEFETLNGEHYTYQNKLLSLNSITSHNLVNVIRNVIFLGVIWMFGGGLLGAAVTVGVLYAFVDYMNRMFQPIVGIVNQLSNLETALVSANRVFELLDQEGTDVAEGRLDRYRGDVSFESVSFAYKENDYVLKEIGFEARQGQTVALVGHTGSGKSSILNLLFRFYDPQHGRITIDGRDIRDIPRQLLRQHMGIVLQDPYLFTGTIASNVSLGDPNISREKVEKALRDVGAYDMFSALPGGIDEPVIEKGSTLSAGQRQLISFARALAFDPAILILDEATASIDSETEAVIQSALEVLKRGRTTFIIAHRLSTIKNADIILVLDRGQIMERGNHAELMARKGRYYQMYLLQSGEALDGGRAEAAADAGREAAAPPAAAVPSTLS, from the coding sequence ATGAATACCGATTCACGCCGCACAGGCGCCCGCCTCTTCCGCTACGCCATGCTGTTCCGCCGGCCGATCCTGACCGCGCTGGTGCTGCTGACGCTGGCCGCCTGTGCCGAGCTCGCCGGGCCGCTGATCGCCAAGCGCATGATCGACCGCCACATTCTCGGCATCGAGATGGCGTGGTACGAGGCGCCCGGGCCGGGCGAATCCACCGCCGCTTACAGCGGCAAGCACTACAAGCGGAGCGACCACTGGCTGCCCGGCGAGAAGCCGGGTACCGAGGTGCGCATCGTCCAGAGCGGCATGGGCTACTACTTTGCGGAAGGCCCCTTCGCTTCGGACGGCACCCGGACGGTCGACACTTCGGCCCCTGATGCGCCCCTGCTCACCGTGACTTCACCGTCCGGCGACCGCAGCACGTATCCCGCCCGCCAGCTGACGGCCCCTGAGCTCTACGCGTTCTATGCGCCGGAGTTTCGGCCGCTGCTGATGCTGGCGGCCGGCTACTTCGGCCTGCTCGTGCTCAGCGCCCTGTTCACCTACGGCCAGCGCTACCTGCTGCAGATCTCCGCGAACCGCGTCATCGGCCGCATGCGCGAGGACGTCTTCGCCCAGGTGCAGCGGCTGCCGATTCAGTACTTCGACAACCTGCCGGCAGGCAAGGTCGTTTCGCGCATCACCAATGACACCGAATCGATCCGGGAGCTGTATGTCGCAGTGCTTGCGAACTTTTTCTCCGGCATCATCTATATGACCGCCATTGTCGGTGCGCTGTTCCTGCTCGACACCCGGCTCGCCCTGATCGCCCTGCCGCTGTTCCCCCTCCTCTACTTGTGGATCAAGGTTTACCGCCGCTTCGCCGAGCGGTACAACGAGGAGATCCGCTCCCGGCTCAGCGACATCAACGGGATGATCAACGAGGCGATCGGCGGCATGCCGATCATCCGCGCGTTCCGCCGGGGCCGCCAGACCATGGAGGAGTTCGAGACGCTGAACGGCGAGCACTACACTTATCAGAACAAGCTGCTCAGCCTGAACTCCATCACCTCGCACAATCTCGTCAACGTGATCCGCAACGTGATTTTCCTCGGGGTGATCTGGATGTTCGGCGGCGGCCTGCTGGGTGCGGCCGTCACGGTCGGCGTCCTGTATGCCTTCGTCGATTACATGAACCGCATGTTCCAGCCGATCGTCGGCATCGTGAACCAGCTCAGCAATCTCGAGACCGCCCTTGTCTCGGCGAACCGCGTGTTCGAGCTGCTCGATCAGGAGGGAACCGATGTCGCCGAAGGCCGGCTCGACCGGTATCGCGGCGATGTCTCCTTCGAGAGCGTCTCGTTCGCTTACAAGGAGAACGACTACGTGCTGAAGGAGATCGGCTTCGAGGCCCGGCAGGGCCAGACGGTCGCGCTCGTCGGGCACACGGGCTCCGGCAAGAGCTCGATCCTCAACCTGCTCTTCCGCTTCTATGACCCGCAGCACGGCCGCATCACCATCGACGGCCGGGACATCCGGGACATTCCGCGCCAGCTGCTGCGGCAGCATATGGGCATCGTCCTGCAGGACCCGTACCTCTTCACCGGTACGATTGCCTCCAACGTGTCGCTCGGGGACCCGAATATTTCCCGGGAAAAGGTCGAAAAAGCGCTGCGCGATGTCGGAGCCTACGACATGTTCTCCGCGCTGCCCGGCGGCATCGATGAGCCTGTCATCGAGAAGGGCAGCACCCTGTCCGCCGGCCAGCGGCAGCTGATCTCCTTCGCCCGGGCGCTCGCCTTCGACCCCGCCATCCTCATTCTCGACGAGGCGACGGCGAGCATCGATTCCGAGACGGAAGCGGTCATCCAGTCGGCGCTCGAGGTGCTGAAGCGCGGGCGCACGACCTTCATCATCGCCCACCGCCTGTCGACGATCAAGAACGCGGATATCATCCTCGTCCTTGACCGCGGCCAGATCATGGAGCGCGGCAATCATGCCGAGCTCATGGCCCGGAAGGGACGGTACTACCAGATGTACCTGCTCCAGTCCGGCGAAGCGCTGGACGGCGGCAGAGCGGAAGCCGCAGCGGATGCCGGGAGGGAAGCTGCGGCCCCGCCGGCCGCAGCGGTTCCTTCAACGCTTTCGTAA
- a CDS encoding CBO0543 family protein yields the protein MYTTELIILGAANLGALLSLFLLPRGKVLQYHLVFLVVSLPTWVIGLMVVEWGLLAYPVRELAAINRTSFCFEYFLLPIVAVHYNAWYPENKRLGGRALYLLLYCSALTVPEILIERYTDLLSYLHWSWYITFVSEGFIFLYSRAVLLWFFRPSSHRMS from the coding sequence ATGTATACCACGGAACTCATCATTCTGGGGGCCGCGAATCTGGGTGCGCTGCTATCCCTGTTCCTCCTCCCCCGGGGCAAAGTGCTCCAGTACCACCTTGTCTTTCTGGTTGTGAGTCTTCCCACTTGGGTGATCGGTCTTATGGTCGTGGAATGGGGCCTGCTGGCTTACCCGGTCCGGGAACTGGCCGCCATCAACCGGACAAGCTTCTGCTTTGAGTATTTCCTGCTGCCTATCGTGGCGGTTCATTATAATGCCTGGTATCCCGAGAACAAACGCTTAGGGGGAAGGGCCCTGTACCTGCTGCTGTACTGTTCGGCGCTGACGGTCCCCGAGATTCTGATCGAGCGGTACACCGATCTGCTGAGCTACCTTCACTGGTCCTGGTATATTACCTTCGTCTCGGAAGGATTTATTTTTCTGTATTCCCGGGCTGTGCTGCTGTGGTTCTTCCGGCCTTCCTCTCACCGCATGTCGTAA
- a CDS encoding CBO0543 family protein: protein MSRHPRLGGSLQIRTPIIRPAGERPMSLDHAFLLAIAVSAVAVLFFGIPRSQIREALISFTCFQALTWPVGFAITGLGWITYPVRIFPLATDLGFLFDYLFCPAVFTLFQVRYPQDRPLMVQGAYYAVYAVGVALLQSWVADHTGLIDFKRWTAYNSILLYLAEYWVARRYVIWFLRRWAPSLRGER from the coding sequence ATGAGCCGTCATCCGCGCTTGGGCGGCAGTCTTCAGATTCGTACTCCCATTATCCGGCCGGCAGGTGAACGCCCGATGTCCTTGGATCACGCTTTCCTTCTTGCCATCGCCGTCTCTGCTGTGGCCGTTCTCTTCTTCGGCATTCCGCGCAGCCAGATCAGGGAGGCACTGATCTCTTTCACCTGCTTCCAGGCGCTGACCTGGCCGGTCGGTTTTGCGATCACCGGTCTTGGATGGATCACCTACCCCGTCCGGATTTTCCCCCTAGCCACGGACCTTGGCTTCCTGTTCGACTATCTCTTCTGCCCGGCTGTCTTCACCTTGTTCCAGGTGCGTTACCCGCAGGATCGGCCGCTGATGGTCCAGGGTGCCTATTATGCGGTCTATGCCGTCGGTGTCGCCCTGCTGCAGTCCTGGGTTGCTGATCACACCGGGCTTATTGACTTCAAGCGGTGGACGGCGTACAACTCTATACTGCTATATCTCGCCGAATACTGGGTCGCCAGACGCTACGTCATCTGGTTCCTCCGGCGCTGGGCGCCGTCTCTGAGAGGGGAGCGCTGA
- a CDS encoding DUF3231 family protein — MGILSGNPKHEPMHYGEIHQVWQFSMAAKGCISATELYRNHAGDRTLKSILGDILDQARLESKECDELLMHNGIMPAPALPARPEVELESIPAGARFGDPEIAAMIAADQSMGLVACSQVMGMSIREDIGALFAKYHATKAAISTRILRMNKEKGWLIPPPLQVKSEDLVKV, encoded by the coding sequence ATGGGTATTCTCAGCGGCAACCCCAAGCATGAACCGATGCATTACGGAGAGATTCATCAAGTATGGCAGTTCTCCATGGCAGCCAAGGGCTGTATTTCGGCCACCGAACTGTACCGCAACCATGCGGGTGACCGGACGCTGAAATCCATTTTGGGCGACATTCTCGACCAGGCGAGGCTGGAGTCCAAAGAATGCGACGAGCTGCTGATGCATAACGGCATTATGCCGGCCCCGGCGCTGCCGGCCCGGCCGGAAGTGGAGCTGGAGAGCATTCCGGCGGGAGCGCGGTTCGGCGATCCGGAGATCGCGGCGATGATTGCCGCGGACCAATCGATGGGCCTCGTGGCCTGCAGCCAGGTCATGGGCATGTCGATCCGTGAGGACATCGGCGCCTTGTTCGCCAAGTACCATGCGACCAAGGCGGCGATCTCCACCCGCATTCTCCGGATGAACAAGGAGAAGGGCTGGCTGATCCCGCCTCCGCTTCAGGTCAAGAGCGAGGATCTTGTCAAGGTGTAA